One Drechmeria coniospora strain ARSEF 6962 chromosome 01, whole genome shotgun sequence genomic region harbors:
- a CDS encoding oxidoreductase, whose translation MEAPIASAAAVMDQFVEFVATRLDDVSYGLSCLRSISGGGGGGNLLQVAVSVIAVLMSMLVFRALGRCTRSSRPVVYVVAPPTPPSPPTTVERAVVCIPGSSAVQCYAPATGQFLGFVNASSSEAVDSAIAAAAGAQKVWAASSFDERRAVLRSLLRHLLDNAEDICRVAGLDSGKTMVDAQLGEVLVTAEKIQWTLKHGERALRPSRRPTNLLMAFKRNTVRYEPLGVVAALVSWNYPFHNMMGPVISALFSGNAIVVKVSEQTAWSSAYFLDIARGALVAHGHDPALVQTVVCWPQTAAYLSSHPAISHVTFIGSRPVAHHVATSAAKSLTPVVAELGGKDPFIVLDSAAKDLARIIDIIMRGTFQAAGQNCIGIERVIASGAAYDRLVAALGPRVKALRLGPQADVGALISDASFDRLEDLIAQAVSQGARLLAGGRRFAHPEFPQGHYFQPTLLADVTPDMLIAQTECFAPILTLLRAPSSSAADVLAIANAPEFGLGASVFGAESDPVLRPIVDGLKAGMVAVNDFAAYYAVQLPFGGVGGSGYGRFAGKEGLRGLCNIKSVCEDRMGWLGIRTAIPPAVQYPVPSQQKGWAFTQGVVEIGYGGVRRKTRGLARLLKNM comes from the coding sequence cgccgtTCTCATGTCGATGCTCGTCTtccgcgccctcggccgttGCACCCGCTCCAGCAGGCCCGTCGTCTACGTCGTTGCGCCGCCGacaccgccctcgccgccgacgacggtggagcGAGCCGTCGTCTGCATCCcgggctcctcggccgttcAGTGCTACGCTCCCGCCACCGGCCAgttcctcggcttcgtcaacgcctcgtcatcggaagccgtcgacagcgccatcgccgccgccgccggtgcgcAGAAGGTCTGGGCCGCTAGCTCCTTCGACGAGCGTCGCGCCGTCCTGCGCTCCCTTCTCCGCCATCTGCTCGACAACGCCGAAGACATCTgccgcgtcgccggccttgatAGCGGCAAGACTATGGTCGACGCCCAGCTCGGCGAAgtcctcgtcaccgccgagAAGATCCAGTGGACGCTGAAGCACGGCGAGCGCGCCCTGCGGCCCAGCCGCCGGCCGACAAATCTCCTCATGGCCTTCAAGAGAAACACGGTTCGATACGAGCCcctgggcgtcgtcgccgccctcgtcagTTGGAACTATCCCTTCCACAACATGATGGGCCCCGTCATCAGCGCCCTATTCTCCGGCAACGCAATCGTCGTCAAGGTCTCGGAGCAGACGGCATGGTCGAGCGCCTACTTCCTCGATATCGCCCGCGGCGCTCTCGTCGCTCACGGCCACGACCCGGCCCTCGTCCAGACCGTCGTCTGCTGGCCTCAGACGGCCGCCTATCTCAGCTCCCACCCCGCCATCAGCCACGTTACCTTCATCGGCTCCCGGCCTGTCGCCCACCACGTCGCCACCAGTGCCGCCAAGAGCCTCACTCCCGTCGTAGCTGAGCTCGGTGGCAAGGACCCCTTCATCGTTCTCGACTCGGCTGCCAAGGACCTCGCCCGAATCATCGATATCATAATGCGGGGTACCTTCCAGGCCGCCGGCCAGAACTGCATCGGGATCGAGCGTGTCATTGCCTCGGGCGCCGCCTACGACCGTCTCGTTGCCGCCCTCGGGCCTCGCGTCAAGGCCCTTCGGCTCGGGCCCcaagccgacgtcggcgccctaATCTCCGATGCCTCCTTCGATCGTCTCGAGGACCTGATTGCCCAGGCTGTCTCTCAGGGCGCTCGTCTCCTCGCCGGTGGCCGACGATTTGCGCACCCTGAATTTCCGCAAGGCCACTACTTCCAGCCGaccctgctcgccgacgtcacCCCCGACATGCTTATCGCCCAGACCGAGTGCTTTGCTCCCATTCTCACCCTACTCCGCGCCCCGTCATCATCCGCCGCCGATGTGCTCGCCATCGCTAACGCCCCCGAGTTTGGCCTCGGCGCCTCCGTCTTCGGCGCCGAGAGCGACCCCGTCCTCAGgcccatcgtcgacggcctcaaGGCCGGCATGGTCGCCGTGAACGATTTTGCCGCCTACTACGCCGTCCAATTGCcctttggcggcgtcggcggttCCGGCTACGGCCGTTTCGCCGGCAAGGAGGGCCTGCGCGGTTTATGCAACATCAAGAGCGTCTGCGAGGACCGTATGGGCTGGCTGGGCATACGAACGGCCATCCCACCCGCCGTCCAGTACCCGGTCCCGAGCCAGCAGAAAGGCTGGGCCTTTACGCAGGGAGTCGTCGAAATTGGCTACGGAGGTGTGCGAAGGAAGACCCGAGGGCTTGCAAGACTCTTGAAGAACATGTAA
- a CDS encoding Dynein light chain-related protein — translation MNDSPTPNGHDSLEEKLGRLSKKPGVRASIVLDRASGAILKISGDVSALRTAKSRDAATAASFSNEAPAAEESESQGVEDFAAMIWAFVNSSALLVQEVDGDDEMRLLRLRTKKQEIVIVPDTKYLLTVVHDTPSA, via the exons ATGAACGATTCACCCACC CCCAACGGACACGACAGTCTCGAAGAGAAGCTCGGCCGGCTGTCGAAGAAGCCCGGGGTCCGGGCCAGCATCGTTCTCGACCGGGCGAGCGGCGCCATTCTCAAGATTAGCGGCGACGTATCCGCTCTCCGAACAGCAAAGTCTcgcgacgccgccaccgctGCCTCATTTTCCAACGaagcgcccgccgccgaggagagcGAGTCCCAGGGCGTGGAGGATTTTGCGGCCATGATTTGGGCCTTTGTCAACTCCTCGGCGCTCTTGGTGCaggaggtcgacggcgac GACGAAATGCGGCTTCTGCGGTTGCGAACGAAGAAGCAGGAGATTGTCATTGTGCCTGACACGAAATATCTTTTGACCGTCGTTCACGACACGCCGTCAGCCTGA
- a CDS encoding DEAD/DEAH box RNA helicase, whose product MESSENNQVAKVPASVIPGWVEQEAFDYTAAAGGGNDMNWGSNARIYQWCDEFGDVGPKFPELELELFGDPALRHDRAGLDFSKIDMIEVTQEGPVKINPIRSFKDSGLHPVMMENVELSGYDCPTPIQKYTIPAMLQGYDVIGIAQTGSGKTAAYLIPILSNLMGKAKKLAAPRPNPSEFQRHRDEVTAEPLVLIVVPTRELAVQIFNEARKFCYRTMLRPGVIYGGTPTGVQIELLQRGCDLLVGTPGRLIDFISRPSVLTLKRLRYLVIDEADEMLESDWDDEIRQIVTGGEQDEGNIKYGLFSATFPKAARDLAKEHLSASHVRFRVGRAGSTTENIQQAILQAERSEKRGLLVRLLEERHGVRTIIFANSRQEVDSLDDFLFNVQLPVTSIHSDRTQLEREAALRSFRSGKAPILIATGVMARGIDVRNVMHVINYDLPSMDHGGIEEYTHRIGRTGRIGHRGLATSFFSDRDEPMASVLTRTLLETKQAIPDFLEMYIPEGGINERPKFETESDFDPDDVGAIGDDGADDGGWGVPADNAGVGNNGVTERPAVSTGNSWTAGSGDDTENNGWGASAPVTQTLGW is encoded by the exons ATGGAGTCGTCAGAAAACAATCAGGTCGCCAAGGTGCCTGCCTCGGTCATTCCTGGTTGGGTTGAGCAGGAGGCCTTTGACTACACCGCTGCCGCAGGTGGTGGCAATGACATGAATTGGGGTAGCAACGCTAGAATCTACCAGTGGTGTGACGAGTTTGGAGATGTCGGCCCCAAGTTCCCGGAGCTGGAGCTCGAACTTTTCGGCGACCCAGCTCTGCGCCACGACCGTGCCGGGCTGGACTTTTCCAA GATTGACATGATCGAGGTGACCCAAGAAGGCCCTGTGAAGATCAATCCTATTCGCTCCTTCAAGGACTCCGGTCTCCATCCCGTTATGATGGAGAATGTTGAACTGTCGGGCTATGACTGTCCAACTCCCATTCAGAAATACACCATTCCCGCGATGCTTCAGGGTTATGATGTAATCGGAATCGCTCAGACAG GATCTGGAAAAACGGCTGCGTACCTTATCCCTATCTTGAGCAATCTCATGGGAAAGGCAAAAAAGTTGGCTGCCCCTCGTCCGAATCCGTCCGAGTTTCAGAGACACCGGGATGAAGTTACTGCTGAACCTCTTGTTTTGATCGTCGTACCCACTAGAGAGCTTGCGGTCCAGATCTTCAACGAGGCCAGGAAGTTTTGTTATCGCACCATGCTTCGACCTGGGGTAATCTATGGCGGCACGCCAACAGGTGTCCAAATCGAGCTTCTTCAGCGAGGCTGTGACCTTTTAGTCGGGACACCAGGTCGATTGATTGACTTCATCAGCCGCCCAAGTGTTCTGACGCTCAAACGACTTCGATATTTGGTAATTGATGAAGCCGATGAGATGCTCGAGTCGGATTGGGATGATGAGATTCGACAAATTGTTACGGGTGGAG AGCAAGACGAGGGAAACATCAAGTACGGCCTCTTCTCGGCCACCTTTCCCAAGGCCGCTCGTGACTTGGCCAAGGAGCATCTTTCGGCATCCCATGTCCGCTTTCGTGTCGGAAGGGCCGGAAGCACCACAGAGAATATACAACAAGCTATTTTGCAAGCCGAGCGTAGTGAGAAGCGTGGTCTCCTTGTTCGCCTCTTGGAGGAGAGGCACGGCGTTCGCACCATCATCTTCGCGAATAGCCGACAGGAAGTCGACAGCCTGGACGATTTTCTCTTCAACGTGCAACTGCCCGTCACTTCAATCCACAGTGACAGAACGCAGCTGGAGAGAGAGGCTGCCCTGCGGTCCTTCCGCTCCGGAAAAGCACCCATCCTCATTGCAACAGGCGTCATGGCTCGGGGTATCGACGTTCGTAATGTGATGCACGTCATCAACTACGACCTCCCATCAATGGACCACGGAGGAATTGAGGAGTACACCCATCGCATTG GTCGAACTGGTCGTATCGGTCATCGTGGCTTGGCCACATCCTTTTTCAGCGACAGGGATGAGCCTATGGCGAGTGTACTTACGCGCACTCTACTGGAAACAAAGCAAGCGATACCCGACTTCTTGGAAATGTATATTCCCGAGGGCGGTATAAATGAACGGCCAAAATTTGAGACGGAGTCAGACTTCGACCCTGACGACGTTGGAGCAATTGGTGATGACGgagccgatgatggcgggTGGGGTGTCCCAGCTGACAATGCCGGAGTTGGTAACAATGGGGTCACGGAGCGTCCTGCAGTCAGCACCGGCAACTCGTGGACGGCCGGGTCTGGCGATGACACCGAGAACAATGGTTGGGGTGCTTCCGCACCTGTCACTCAGACGTTGGGATGGTAA
- a CDS encoding fumarate hydratase precursor, whose translation MLRAVSGRAGVATACLPRSARGPAATPAVAATVASWSMAPAACRARIQTRTPQHQLLQQRLDQTLGSRSFISSLHTTTTTMAAATRTETDAFGEVEVPADRYWGAQTERSLENFRINQPQDRMPPPIVRAFGILKGAAATVNMRYGLDPKIGQAIQQAAKEVADGKLLDHFPLVVWQTGSGTQSNMNANEVISNRAIELLGGRMGSKSPVHPNDHVNRSASSNDTFPTVMHIAAVLELENDLLPALRSLRAALQAKVDDFDAKKIIKIGRTHLQDATPLTLAQEFSGYVAQLDFGIGRIEGSLPDLRLLAQGGTAVGTGINTFEGFAEAIAEEVTNMTGTLFKTAPNKFEALAAHDAVVQAHGSLNTLATSLTKIAQDIRYLGSGPRCGLGELVLPENEPGSSIMPGKVNPTQCEALTMVCAQVMGNNVATTIGGMNGQFELNVYKPLIIRNLLHSSRLLADGMRSFEKNLVAGLQANEEKIASIMKESCVIPRPHDVSASASANPSNSLMLVTCLNPKIGYDMASKVAKNAHKKGLTLKESALELNALTEQEFDTLVKPELMVGPSPYKQQ comes from the exons aTGTTGCGTGCAGTCTCGGGCagggccggcgtcgccaccgccTGCCTGCCAAGGTCGGCTAGAGGACCTGCTGCTACCCCAGCCGTGGCCGCAACAGTGGCATCATGGTCCATGGCACCTGCTGCATGCCGCGCCCGCATCCAGACCCGAACCCCGCAGCACCAGCTTCTTCAGCAGCGTCTTGACCAAACCCTGGGCTCCCGATCCTTCATCTCTTCACTTcacacgacgacgacaaccatggccgccgccacccgcACCGAGACGGACGCCtttggcgaggtcgaggtcccGGCCGACCGTTACTGGGGCGCCCAGACGGAGCGGTCGCTCGAGAACTTCCGCATCAACCAGCCCCAGGACcgcatgccgccgcccatcgTCCGCGCTTTCGGCATCCTcaagggcgccgccgccaccgtcaacATGCGCTACGGTCTTG ATCCCAAGATCGGCCAAGCCATCCagcaggcggccaaggaggtcgccgacggcaagctccTCGACCACTTCCCCCTCGTCGTCTGGCAGACGGGATCCGGCACCCAGTCCAACATGAACGCCAACGAGGTCATCTCCAACCGCGCcatcgagctcctcggcggccgcatgGGCAGCAAGTCGCCCGTCCACCCCAACGACCACGTCAACCGCAGCGCCTCCTCCAACGACACCTTCCCCACCGTCATGCACATcgctgccgtcctcgagctcgagaacGACCTGCTGCCCGCCCTGCGCAGCCTGCGAGCCGCCCTCCaggccaaggtcgacgacTTCGACGCCAAGAAGATCATCAAGATTGGCCGCACCCACCTGCAGGATGCCACCcccctcaccctcgcccAGGAGTTCTCCGGCTACGTTGCCCAGCTCGACTTTGGCATCGGCCGCATCGAGGGCTCCCTGCCCGACCTGCGCCTCCTCGCCCAgggcggcaccgccgtcggcaccggcatcaaCACCTTTGAGGGcttcgccgaggccatcgccgaggaggTCACCAACATGACCGGCACCCTCTTCAAGACGGCGCCCAACAAGTTTGAGGCTCtcgccgcccacgacgccgtcgtccaggCCCACGGCAGCCTCAACACCCTCGCCACCTCGCTGACCAAGATTGCCCAGGACATCCGGTACCTCGGCAGCGGTCCCCGctgcggcctcggcgagctcgtcctgcCCGAGAACGAACCCGGCAGCAGCATCATGCCCGGCAAGGTCAACCCGACGCAGTGCGAGGCCCTCACTATGGTCTGCGCCCAGGTCATGGGCAACAACGTGGCGACGACCATCGGCGGCATGAATGGCCAGTTTGAGCTCAACGTCTACAAGCCGCTCATCATCCGCAACCTGCTCCACAGCTCGCGCCtgctggccgacggcatgcGCTCCTTCGAGAAGAACCTGGTGGCCGGCCTCCAGGCCAACGAGGAAAAGATTGCGAGCATCATGAAGGAGTCGTGCGTGATCCCCCGACCCCACGACGtgagcgcgagcgcgagcgctAACCCTTCCAACAGCCTCATGCTGGTGACCTGCCTGAACCCTAAGATTGGCTACGACATGGCCAGCAAGGTTGCCAAGAACGCACACAAGAAGGGCCTGACGCTCAAGGAGAGCGCCCTCGAGCTCAATGCTCTGACCGAGCAAGAGTTCGACACGCTCGTCAAGCCGGAGCTGATGGTCGGCCCCAGCCCGTACAAGCAGCAGTAG
- a CDS encoding hypothetical protein (related to fruit fly brahma transcriptional activator) — MGSSARKKAEKKKDFQKPKYKVGKDKAKAANFTDTSFKAKAIVVGHQNLSTEAPDVVQQFKHNLSLASSSRSDKQRREALAYLTSQLSSEPPVNPVGTHALLTKLLPLVSDSATPVRAQLLKFLRTLPEAEVKHSIEHAVMYIRAGMTHLSSDISNDTLGVMEWLLEVADDELVSCPGGWVKTLNTFCAIMGWAVSSSNGGWTSGARGTLKAKDAQTLARQINALSKFLQAGFREEENEEATVSEYWDNLYRLPRAPTAFEYLNLSGTRRDEDGEMYSNREARQQVFRRKFFDPMTKGLEKAKKEGGATGRAASTMEQILQEGMRGYECSTALDTQDLLDLW; from the exons ATGGGCTCCAGCGCGAGGAAAAAGGCGGAGAAGAAAAAGGACTTCCAG AAACCCAAGTACAAGGTCGGAaaggacaaggccaaggcagcTAACTTTACAGATACCAGCTTCAAGGCAAAAG CCATTGTCGTTGGTCACCAGAATTTATCCACCGAAGCCCCGGACGTTGTTCAGCAGTTTAAGCACAATCTGTCATTGGCATCATCCTCCAGGTCCGACAAGCAGCGTCGAGAGGCTCTCGCCTATCTGACGAGCCAGCTGTCATCCGAGCCTCCCGTCAATCCCGTGGGAACCCATGCTCTCCTCACCAAACTACTCCCACTCGTCTCCGACAGCGCCACTCCCGTGCGCGCACAGCTCTTAAAGTTCCTCCGCACCCTTCCGGAGGCTGAAGTGAAGCACAGCATCGAGCATGCCGTCATGTACATTCGCGCCGGAATGACCCACCTGTCGTCCGACATCAGCAACGACACCCTCGGCGTCATGGAATGGCTTCTCGAAGTCgctgacgacgagctcgtcagCTGCCCTGGCGGCTGGGTCAAAACACTCAACACATTCTGTGCCATCATGGGTTGGGCAGTCTCTTCCTCAAATGGCGGTTGGACGTCTGGTGCGAGGGGAACGTTGAAGGCCAAGGATGCTCAGACGCTTGCCCGACAGATTAATGCCCTCTCCAAGTTTCTACAAGCTGGCTTCCGAGAAGAAGAAAACGAGGAGGCAACCGTCTCCGAGTACTGGGATAACCTGTATAGACTACCCCGAGCACCTACCGCCTTCGAGTATCTAAACCTCTCTGGCACTAGACGCGACGAAGACGGGGAGATGTATTCGAATcgcgaggcgaggcagcaAGTCTTTCGCCGCAAGTTCTTCGACCCCATGACAAAGGGACTCGAAAAGGCAAAGAAGGAGGGCGGCGCGACGGGACGTGCTGCCTCCACCATGGAGCAGATCCTGCAAGAGGGTATGCGTGGCTACGAATGTTCGACCGCCCTAGACACACAAGATCTTCTCGACCTTTGGTGA